The proteins below are encoded in one region of Malaclemys terrapin pileata isolate rMalTer1 chromosome 8, rMalTer1.hap1, whole genome shotgun sequence:
- the GPR52 gene encoding G-protein coupled receptor 52 codes for MLGRSLAHRSSDCSVPESQTMNHSRWTEWRTLNMSSSIVNVSEHLSCPLGFGHYNAVDICILETVVIVLLTFLIIAGNLTVIFVFHCAPLLHHYTTSYFIQTMAYADLFVGVSCLVPTLSLLHYSTGVHESLTCQVFGYIISVLKSVSMACLACISVDRYLAITKPLSYNQLVTPCRLRICIILIWIYSCLIFLPSFFGWGKPGYHGDIFEWCAISWLTNAYFTGFIVCLLYAPAALVICFTYFHIFKICRQHTKEINDRRARFPSHEVDAAGETGHSPDRRYAMVLFRITSVFYMLWLPYIIYFLLESSRVLDNPALSFLTTWLAISNSFCNCVIYSLSNSVFRLGLRRLSETICSSCMCLKDKDVRDPKPRKRANSCSI; via the coding sequence ATGTTGGGCAGGTCACTTGCTCACCGTAGCTCCGATTGCAGTGTTCCTGAATCCCAAACCATGAACCATTCCAGATGGACTGAATGGAGGACTCTGAACATGAGCAGTAGCATTGTGAATGTGTCTGAGCATCTCTCTTGTCCGCTAGGATTTGGCCACTACAATGCAGTCGACATCTGCATCCTTGAGACAGTCGTCATTGTTTTGCTAACATTTTTAATTATTGCTGGTAATTTAACTGTAATATTTGTCTTTCACTGTGCTCCGCTCTTACATCATTATACCACCAGCTATTTTATTCAGACCATGGCCTATGCTGATCTTTTTGTTGGAGTTAGCTGCCTGGTTCCAACATTATCATTGCTTCACTACTCTACAGGTGTCCATGAGTCCTTGACTTGTCAGGTTTTTGGATATATCATCTCTGTGCTGAAGAGTGTCTCAATGGCATGTCTTGCTTGCATCAGTGTTGACCGCTATCTTGCTATTACAAAACCTCTCTCCTATAATCAACTGGTCACGCCTTGTCGCTTGAGAATCTGTATCATTTTGATCTGGATATACTCTTGTCTGATCTTCTTGCCTTCCTTTTTTGGTTGGGGGAAACCTGGTTACCATGGTGATATTTTTGAATGGTGTGCTATCTCCTGGCTCACCAATGCTTATTTTACTGGCTTTATTGTGTGCTTACTATATGCTCCAGCTGCTTTGGTAATCTGCTTCACATATTTCCACATCTTCAAAATTTGCCGGCAGCACACCAAAGAGATAAATGACCGGAGAGCTCGTTTTCCTAGCCATGAAGTGGATGCTGCTGGAGAGACTGGGCACAGCCCTGACCGCCGCTATGCCATGGTTTTATTTCGGATAACCAGTGTGTTTTACATGCTTTGGCTCCCCTATATCATATACTTTCTGCTGGAGAGCTCTAGGGTGCTGGATAATCCAGCACTTTCCTTCTTAACAACATGGCTTGCTATAAGCAATAGTTTCTGCAACTGTGTGATATATAGCCTCTCCAACAGTGTTTTCAGGCTGGGACTCCGGAGACTGTCAGAGACAATATGTTCATCTTGTATGTGTTTAAAAGACAAGGATGTACGGGACCCCAAACCTAGAAAACGGGCTAATTCCTGCTCCATTTAA